In Candidatus Hydrogenedentota bacterium, one genomic interval encodes:
- a CDS encoding 3-isopropylmalate dehydrogenase gives MSQSFSIALLEGDGIGPELSVEAVKVLEAVERISDVKFDILRADFGGAAYFKHGHAFPDETKAICDKADAIVKGPIGLSFEESKKIPVDEQPERGALLPLRRRYNTFANFRPVYLPPELAHFSPLKPHVVAGGIDLMMIRELVGGLYFGKKETGVNAEGKRFVDEHLEYDEDQIAAIMHVAFQEAMGRKKVLHNVHKSNVLKSSVLWNEILGEIAPEYPEVEVKQIIVDAAATALVINPRQFDVMVMENMFGDILSDLGGGILGSLGLMPSACVGPDKAYYEPSHGSAPDIAGQGIANPYSMIGSVALMLDKSFGLKTQARMVWDAMRSVFGAGITTADLRDPEGKLTIMKTSEFGDKVVAALKQ, from the coding sequence ATGTCACAATCCTTCTCCATCGCATTGCTTGAAGGCGACGGTATCGGCCCGGAACTCTCCGTGGAGGCCGTCAAGGTCCTGGAAGCCGTCGAGCGCATCAGCGACGTCAAGTTCGATATCCTCCGCGCCGATTTCGGCGGCGCCGCCTACTTCAAGCACGGCCACGCCTTCCCCGACGAGACAAAAGCCATCTGCGACAAGGCCGACGCCATCGTCAAGGGGCCCATCGGCCTGAGCTTCGAGGAATCGAAGAAAATCCCCGTGGACGAGCAGCCCGAGCGCGGCGCCCTGCTCCCCCTCCGCCGCCGCTACAACACCTTCGCCAATTTCCGTCCCGTCTACCTCCCGCCGGAACTCGCCCACTTCTCCCCGCTGAAGCCCCATGTCGTCGCGGGGGGCATCGACCTCATGATGATCCGCGAGCTCGTCGGCGGCCTCTACTTCGGCAAGAAGGAGACCGGCGTCAACGCCGAGGGCAAGCGCTTCGTCGACGAACACCTTGAATACGACGAGGACCAGATCGCCGCCATCATGCACGTCGCTTTCCAGGAGGCCATGGGCCGCAAGAAAGTCCTCCACAACGTCCACAAGAGCAACGTGCTCAAGTCGAGCGTGCTCTGGAACGAGATCCTCGGCGAGATCGCGCCCGAATACCCCGAAGTCGAGGTCAAGCAGATCATCGTCGACGCCGCCGCCACCGCCCTCGTGATCAACCCGCGCCAGTTTGACGTCATGGTCATGGAAAACATGTTCGGCGACATCCTCAGCGACCTCGGCGGCGGCATCCTCGGCTCCCTCGGCCTCATGCCCTCCGCCTGCGTCGGCCCCGACAAGGCCTACTACGAACCCTCCCACGGCTCCGCCCCCGACATCGCCGGCCAGGGCATCGCCAACCCCTACAGCATGATCGGGTCCGTCGCGCTGATGCTGGACAAGAGCTTCGGCCTCAAGACCCAGGCCCGAATGGTGTGGGACGCCATGCGCAGCGTCTTCGGGGCCGGCATCACCACCGCCGACCTCCGCGACCCCGAAGGCAAGCTGACCATCATGAAAACCAGCGAATTCGGCGACAAGGTCGTGGCGGCGCTGAAACAGTAG